In Sulfuracidifex metallicus DSM 6482 = JCM 9184, a single window of DNA contains:
- a CDS encoding ABC transporter permease: MMDRVIALYKRELKRTFRSRFMWLTILIQPLMWLIFFGSSFSGAPTQFLQSFFHTKDYIAFILPGELSISMVTVGMFSSMSLVQDKRFGYLRRVLVTPTRKSAIFLAKVMGGMTRGLLQIPVMLLASLALGVSFNLSVIALIEWIIGMVFLGIGFSSMYSIITINSSDWQAPGVISNLINFPLMFSSTALFPRAFFPSWLKIISDGNPITYAAEVGRDALVYGDPPTIDYMLFLVAFGTVFLILGIIVSDKYLKAE; this comes from the coding sequence ATGATGGATAGAGTAATTGCTCTGTATAAAAGAGAACTGAAGAGAACTTTCAGAAGTAGGTTCATGTGGCTCACAATCTTAATACAACCATTAATGTGGTTGATATTCTTTGGAAGCAGCTTTTCAGGAGCTCCTACTCAATTTCTGCAATCGTTTTTCCACACTAAGGATTACATAGCCTTCATACTTCCAGGGGAACTTTCAATAAGTATGGTTACAGTAGGAATGTTTAGTTCCATGAGTCTAGTTCAGGACAAAAGGTTCGGGTATTTGAGAAGAGTCTTAGTTACCCCTACTAGGAAGTCTGCTATTTTTCTTGCAAAGGTCATGGGTGGAATGACCAGAGGTTTGCTACAGATTCCTGTAATGCTACTAGCTAGCTTGGCACTTGGAGTTTCCTTCAATTTAAGCGTAATAGCATTGATCGAATGGATAATCGGAATGGTATTCTTAGGTATAGGTTTTTCCTCAATGTATTCTATAATAACAATAAACTCAAGTGATTGGCAAGCACCTGGTGTGATATCTAATCTAATAAACTTCCCATTAATGTTCTCAAGCACAGCTCTGTTCCCGAGAGCATTCTTCCCTTCATGGCTTAAAATAATAAGTGATGGTAATCCTATTACATACGCTGCTGAAGTGGGAAGGGATGCCCTAGTATACGGAGATCCACCAACAATAGATTACATGTTATTTCTAGTAGCCTTCGGAACTGTATTCCTTATCCTTGGAATAATAGTATCAGATAAATACTTAAAGGCAGAATAA
- a CDS encoding ABC transporter permease: MLGYLASPLALLFLIYIVSRGALLDYAIIGGLLSVVAENGLISLTDFAFLRMELHLQDLLVTTEIGPQEYILGLVLSNLVFSLPGIILYVFLSIFEGILNVISLAEILGISLILLISTSGLGFLIASYLPHVRYSWGIASILPVLFIAIPPLFYPYSMLKGWEVYVLSLIPTTSAAILAQGAAGLGEEDLLFLIPLFIETIIFYLLSIKKSRWTQL, encoded by the coding sequence GTGCTCGGATACTTAGCTTCTCCCCTGGCTCTTCTGTTTCTAATTTATATAGTTTCACGTGGGGCTTTACTAGATTATGCAATAATAGGAGGTCTTCTATCTGTTGTAGCAGAAAACGGGCTCATATCTCTCACCGACTTCGCTTTTTTAAGAATGGAACTTCACTTGCAGGATTTGCTGGTAACTACTGAGATAGGACCTCAAGAATACATACTGGGTTTAGTTTTGTCTAATCTGGTGTTTTCATTACCAGGCATCATATTGTACGTTTTTCTTTCAATATTTGAAGGTATTCTCAATGTAATCTCCTTAGCCGAAATCTTGGGCATATCGCTAATCCTACTTATCTCGACGTCTGGACTGGGTTTTCTTATAGCTAGCTATCTTCCTCACGTTAGATACAGCTGGGGCATTGCTTCCATTTTGCCAGTTCTCTTCATAGCAATTCCACCTCTTTTCTACCCTTACAGTATGTTAAAAGGATGGGAAGTTTACGTTCTTTCATTAATTCCTACCACTTCTGCTGCTATATTAGCACAAGGTGCTGCTGGGCTAGGTGAAGAGGACTTGCTATTTCTAATCCCCCTCTTTATAGAGACTATTATCTTCTATTTGCTCTCGATAAAGAAATCAAGGTGGACTCAACTTTAA
- a CDS encoding universal stress protein → MFKTIVVGYDGSEQAKKALGVGKTLAKLTSGKLLIVSVVNVCFAYDSSTLPLNDSIKAMKEKALNDVNSAVEEAKKEGLEAEGIVTEGDPASTLIDIAEKRGGDLIVTGNRGLSKLKRAVLGSVSFNVVEMSKVPVLIVK, encoded by the coding sequence ATGTTTAAAACTATAGTCGTAGGTTACGATGGTTCGGAACAAGCAAAGAAAGCCCTAGGTGTCGGTAAAACACTCGCAAAGCTCACATCGGGTAAATTGCTGATAGTCAGTGTAGTAAACGTATGTTTTGCTTACGACTCTTCTACCTTACCATTAAACGACAGCATAAAGGCTATGAAGGAGAAGGCATTAAATGACGTAAATTCTGCAGTGGAGGAAGCTAAGAAGGAAGGATTAGAAGCCGAGGGAATAGTGACTGAGGGCGATCCAGCATCAACCTTAATAGATATAGCAGAAAAGAGGGGAGGTGATTTGATAGTAACTGGAAACAGAGGTCTCAGTAAACTTAAACGTGCAGTATTAGGAAGTGTCTCATTTAACGTAGTGGAAATGTCTAAGGTACCAGTTCTTATAGTAAAATAA
- a CDS encoding NAD(P)-dependent oxidoreductase, translating into MKVVSTEKLPEKLKTILIIDDPTSKDLEDADVLIGWPSRINLVIEKCKNLKMIQTFSAGVDNLEFKLIPPHVKIFSNAGAYALPVAEHAWGLILAAAKGVNIKERLTAYQIYGRTLLVVGGGGIGTEVARLGRSFKTFNVGISRSFKDITVFDKTDEITKAKEYVREADIIVDTLPLNLKTKGILNYDLLSGVKKNCIIVNVGRGETVDEDGMFKLLSERNDVRFATDVFWKDAEGKENFFTSKLWKLNNFFATFHTAGAYGNNEVMVNAMSIAIDNVKRFITGEETRNEVKISDYIEKS; encoded by the coding sequence ATGAAAGTAGTTTCTACCGAAAAGTTACCCGAGAAGTTGAAGACCATATTAATTATAGACGATCCCACGAGCAAGGATCTGGAGGATGCTGACGTTCTCATTGGTTGGCCTTCTCGGATAAATTTAGTTATAGAGAAATGTAAAAATTTAAAAATGATTCAAACATTTTCTGCTGGTGTTGATAATCTAGAGTTTAAACTAATTCCCCCTCATGTTAAGATATTTTCAAATGCAGGAGCCTATGCCTTGCCCGTTGCCGAACATGCATGGGGGCTAATATTGGCAGCAGCTAAGGGTGTAAACATTAAAGAACGACTCACTGCGTATCAAATTTACGGGAGGACGCTTCTTGTAGTTGGAGGAGGTGGAATAGGTACTGAGGTGGCTAGGCTAGGAAGGTCATTTAAAACCTTTAACGTAGGTATTTCCAGATCCTTCAAGGATATAACAGTCTTCGATAAAACAGATGAAATTACAAAGGCAAAGGAGTATGTAAGAGAAGCTGACATAATTGTTGACACCTTACCTCTCAACCTTAAGACAAAGGGAATACTGAACTACGATCTACTTTCAGGCGTCAAGAAGAATTGCATTATAGTTAACGTTGGTAGAGGAGAGACTGTGGACGAGGACGGAATGTTTAAGCTTCTATCAGAAAGAAATGACGTAAGGTTTGCAACAGATGTATTCTGGAAAGATGCGGAAGGAAAGGAGAACTTCTTTACATCTAAACTTTGGAAGCTTAACAATTTCTTTGCAACTTTCCATACAGCAGGCGCATATGGGAATAATGAAGTAATGGTTAATGCGATGTCAATAGCCATAGATAATGTAAAGAGGTTTATAACAGGAGAGGAGACCAGAAACGAAGTAAAAATTTCTGATTATATAGAAAAGTCTTGA
- a CDS encoding ATP-binding cassette domain-containing protein — protein MDEQSIIVEDLVKKYGDFIALDHISFDVKSGEVFGLLGPNGAGKTTTIKILTGLTQPTSGKAIVSGLDVTQNPNEVKRRIGWISADVIVDDDLSAWENLELQGKLEGIKDWKDRAKQLLEYFGIFEFKDKQLGKFSTGMRKKVEISMALLNSPDVVFMDEPTIGLDVSTRKALWDIIKKINRDFGVTVLLTTHYMEEADMLCERIAIINKGKITAVGSPEDLKSRYGGDVIEIQFYGNFDPKVFEKYGAATIKENVIKIKVNNAESILVDMLKDLSQVKVKSLKIEKASLDTAFLNLTGNTIEEEDFDARKFYTVLRRSRK, from the coding sequence ATGGACGAGCAATCTATCATAGTTGAAGACCTAGTGAAAAAGTATGGAGATTTCATTGCTTTGGATCATATATCATTTGACGTAAAGAGCGGAGAGGTTTTCGGACTTCTTGGACCTAACGGTGCTGGAAAAACCACAACAATTAAGATACTCACGGGTTTAACTCAGCCAACTTCAGGAAAGGCAATAGTATCTGGGCTGGACGTAACCCAGAACCCTAACGAGGTTAAGAGGAGAATAGGTTGGATTTCAGCTGATGTAATAGTAGATGACGACCTCTCGGCATGGGAAAATCTGGAACTTCAAGGAAAACTGGAAGGAATAAAGGACTGGAAGGATAGAGCCAAGCAACTTTTAGAATATTTTGGAATATTTGAATTTAAAGACAAACAATTAGGAAAATTTTCAACAGGAATGAGAAAGAAAGTAGAGATTTCTATGGCTCTCCTTAACTCGCCCGATGTAGTCTTCATGGATGAACCTACCATAGGTCTTGACGTATCAACAAGAAAGGCATTATGGGACATTATCAAAAAGATAAACAGAGATTTCGGGGTCACGGTTCTACTCACTACTCATTACATGGAAGAAGCTGACATGTTATGCGAAAGAATAGCTATAATTAACAAGGGAAAAATTACAGCAGTTGGATCACCAGAAGACTTAAAGTCAAGATATGGAGGTGACGTGATAGAAATACAATTTTATGGTAATTTTGATCCTAAAGTTTTTGAAAAGTACGGGGCCGCAACCATAAAGGAAAACGTAATCAAAATCAAGGTGAATAACGCGGAAAGTATTCTCGTAGATATGCTAAAGGACCTATCGCAAGTTAAAGTGAAGTCACTGAAAATCGAAAAGGCTTCGCTTGATACCGCGTTCCTTAACTTAACCGGAAATACAATAGAGGAAGAAGATTTCGATGCAAGGAAATTCTATACCGTGCTGAGGAGGTCGAGAAAATGA
- a CDS encoding sulfurtransferase TusA family protein produces MVKIYKTLDLTGTSCAGPIGELLGVMDEIKEGEAVEAIVGDAETAKQVREWVKATGFKMIDDREKEGKYWFVIGR; encoded by the coding sequence ATGGTTAAGATCTACAAAACGCTAGACCTCACTGGCACATCTTGTGCAGGACCTATAGGCGAACTTTTAGGAGTTATGGATGAAATTAAGGAAGGAGAAGCTGTAGAGGCTATAGTTGGAGATGCTGAAACTGCAAAACAAGTAAGGGAGTGGGTAAAAGCGACGGGCTTCAAAATGATTGATGATAGAGAAAAGGAGGGAAAATACTGGTTTGTTATCGGAAGGTGA
- a CDS encoding 3-hydroxyacyl-CoA dehydrogenase has translation MQIKRVGIVGAGTMGHGIAEISAMKGFEVSVVDISWDFLNRAKEKMVESLQKICSRGGLKETPEEIMSRVSFSTSYDIFKDKDFVIEAVPENLDLKRKVFSSILANTPSHAVLATNTSSIPISVIAEGIGKSDRVIGMHFFNPPVIMKLVEVIPSKYTRNDIVDSTVELAKTLDKVPVRLREEIPGFVGNRIYLRLMQEGCREVESNEATKEEVDSALRKKVGLPMGIFELADYVGLDVSVDLWNVIVSSGSAEDVPCLMYKEKIANKELGVKSGKGFYVYPYPGKYKKPELPQESKVDPARIMSLAVNEGSFLIEKGIVNAEDVDNVMVYGYNFPKGMMKIADEIGLDKIVKNLEEIYSKGYKAYKPVDLLKRMIEEGKTGKDSGKGFYNY, from the coding sequence ATGCAGATTAAACGAGTAGGGATTGTCGGAGCTGGCACAATGGGTCATGGAATTGCGGAAATATCAGCTATGAAGGGATTTGAGGTATCTGTAGTTGACATATCTTGGGATTTTTTAAATAGGGCAAAGGAAAAGATGGTAGAATCATTGCAGAAGATCTGCAGCAGGGGCGGTCTAAAGGAGACCCCAGAGGAGATAATGTCAAGAGTTTCATTCTCAACATCATATGATATTTTCAAGGATAAGGATTTTGTTATTGAAGCTGTTCCTGAAAATTTGGACTTGAAGAGAAAGGTATTCTCATCCATTCTAGCTAATACTCCGTCTCATGCAGTATTGGCGACTAACACGTCTTCTATACCTATATCTGTTATAGCAGAGGGTATAGGTAAATCGGATAGAGTTATAGGCATGCATTTCTTCAATCCTCCAGTTATTATGAAATTAGTTGAAGTAATACCAAGCAAGTATACTAGGAACGATATTGTGGATTCTACAGTTGAGCTTGCTAAGACTTTAGATAAGGTTCCAGTCAGATTAAGGGAGGAGATACCAGGCTTCGTGGGTAATAGAATTTACTTAAGGTTGATGCAGGAAGGTTGTAGAGAGGTTGAGTCCAATGAGGCAACTAAGGAAGAGGTTGATAGTGCCTTAAGGAAGAAAGTAGGTCTCCCAATGGGTATATTTGAGCTTGCGGATTACGTAGGTTTGGATGTTTCAGTAGATCTTTGGAACGTTATAGTTAGCAGTGGATCAGCAGAGGATGTTCCTTGCCTTATGTATAAGGAGAAAATTGCTAATAAAGAACTAGGAGTGAAATCAGGCAAAGGTTTCTACGTATATCCGTATCCTGGTAAGTATAAAAAGCCTGAACTACCGCAAGAGAGTAAGGTCGATCCAGCCAGAATAATGTCCCTGGCTGTTAATGAGGGCAGTTTTCTCATAGAAAAAGGCATAGTTAACGCGGAGGACGTTGATAATGTAATGGTTTACGGTTATAATTTCCCTAAGGGAATGATGAAAATTGCAGACGAAATAGGCCTTGATAAAATAGTTAAAAATCTAGAAGAAATTTATTCTAAGGGTTATAAAGCCTATAAACCTGTTGATCTACTGAAGCGCATGATAGAGGAAGGCAAAACTGGGAAGGATTCTGGAAAGGGTTTCTATAATTATTGA
- a CDS encoding FAD/NAD(P)-binding oxidoreductase, which yields MKRIVVAGGGIAGTIVANRIAQKLSEELNRREAEIEVLTESEEHIYLPGQLLLSFGIEDPSSLVKKEKYLLDSRIKLHTGISGKMKKIDVANHEVITEDGKIHRYDNLIIATGVEYAWDEIKGYKEGSFTPFEMDSAMKLRERLADFSGGTVVINVSKLPHRCPVAPLEVTMLLEDMAKKRGIREKTKIIYTFPVGNPSGRVFGIDTTNKVISKMFEERGIEVISPFNVSSVDPDKKVIESSEGEKINYDLLISVPPNVGSRIIQDSEIGDRRRWVPTDKFTLNMKGHSDVYVIGDATDLPISKAGSTADFESYVIANNVANDIKGNLGRKSFDGSVLCYIATGMDTATYIRFNYNRPPVPPPPSYVHWWGKLMYNKMYWTVTAKAIV from the coding sequence ATGAAAAGGATAGTTGTTGCAGGAGGAGGAATTGCTGGTACAATAGTCGCAAACAGAATAGCTCAGAAGTTAAGTGAAGAGTTAAACAGGAGAGAAGCTGAAATCGAGGTTTTAACAGAGAGCGAGGAGCACATCTATCTACCAGGTCAGCTTTTGCTTTCTTTTGGAATTGAAGATCCGTCTTCCCTGGTGAAGAAGGAGAAGTACTTGCTAGACTCCAGAATAAAGTTGCACACAGGCATCTCAGGCAAGATGAAGAAGATAGACGTAGCAAATCATGAGGTTATTACCGAAGATGGAAAAATACATAGATATGATAACTTAATTATCGCTACTGGAGTGGAGTATGCTTGGGACGAAATAAAGGGATACAAAGAGGGCTCATTTACGCCATTTGAAATGGATTCTGCAATGAAACTGAGAGAGAGGCTCGCTGATTTCTCTGGCGGAACCGTTGTAATTAACGTTTCTAAATTGCCACATAGATGTCCGGTAGCTCCTCTTGAGGTTACTATGTTACTTGAGGATATGGCTAAGAAAAGAGGAATTAGGGAAAAGACCAAGATAATTTATACGTTCCCAGTAGGAAATCCCTCGGGAAGAGTCTTTGGAATAGACACAACAAACAAGGTAATATCCAAGATGTTTGAAGAGAGAGGAATAGAAGTAATATCTCCTTTTAATGTATCGTCAGTAGACCCTGATAAGAAGGTCATAGAATCATCGGAAGGAGAAAAAATCAATTATGATTTGTTAATTTCAGTTCCTCCCAACGTAGGTTCCAGAATTATTCAGGACTCCGAAATAGGTGACAGAAGAAGATGGGTTCCCACTGACAAATTCACACTTAACATGAAGGGGCACTCTGACGTTTATGTAATAGGCGACGCCACGGATCTACCTATATCTAAGGCCGGCTCGACCGCAGACTTCGAGTCTTACGTCATAGCAAATAATGTTGCAAATGACATAAAGGGCAATTTAGGAAGGAAGTCGTTCGATGGATCAGTTCTTTGTTACATAGCTACTGGAATGGACACTGCAACGTACATAAGGTTCAACTATAATAGACCTCCAGTCCCTCCTCCACCTTCATACGTACATTGGTGGGGGAAGTTAATGTATAATAAGATGTATTGGACGGTAACTGCTAAGGCGATAGTATGA
- a CDS encoding ABC transporter ATP-binding protein: MIEAKDLTKIYADGTKALDSISFVSSSKSLTLLGKNGAGKTTFMRILSTQLEPTSGSALVEGYDIKKDRKKVRKIVSSIPQEAKPVGISSSYEHLLMYLTSRGFSIQEAKSRAREVLKEVGLWEVRDKSTDSLSGGMKRKVFVAMALASDAEVVFLDEPTTGLDPLSRLEVWSILKSMDSKLVLTTHYMEEAQELADEIVMINKGRLVVKGSPFSLLEKYKDIVRVEGTGDIKVGRTLIKYVKYADATEYIGKYVIKPISLEDLFILFGGDEELT, translated from the coding sequence ATGATTGAGGCTAAGGATCTTACAAAAATCTATGCAGACGGAACTAAAGCTTTAGATTCCATTTCGTTTGTTTCTAGCTCAAAATCGTTAACTTTATTAGGTAAGAACGGAGCGGGGAAAACCACTTTCATGAGGATCCTTTCTACACAACTTGAACCGACTTCTGGTTCAGCCTTAGTTGAGGGTTATGACATCAAAAAAGACAGGAAGAAAGTAAGGAAGATAGTGTCTTCTATACCTCAAGAGGCTAAGCCGGTCGGGATTTCATCGTCTTATGAACATCTGTTGATGTATTTAACCTCCAGAGGTTTTTCGATTCAGGAAGCTAAGTCTAGAGCTAGAGAAGTTTTAAAAGAGGTTGGTCTCTGGGAAGTAAGGGATAAATCCACGGATTCTCTCTCTGGAGGAATGAAGAGAAAGGTCTTCGTGGCTATGGCATTAGCCTCAGATGCCGAGGTAGTATTTTTGGATGAACCAACGACGGGCTTAGACCCACTATCTAGACTTGAGGTATGGTCTATCCTCAAATCCATGGATAGTAAGCTTGTATTGACAACACATTACATGGAGGAAGCTCAGGAGCTAGCTGACGAAATAGTTATGATCAATAAGGGAAGGTTAGTAGTAAAGGGTTCTCCTTTCTCTTTACTTGAGAAGTATAAGGATATAGTAAGGGTTGAGGGAACAGGAGACATTAAGGTAGGGAGAACCTTGATAAAATATGTTAAGTACGCTGATGCTACTGAGTACATAGGAAAATATGTAATAAAACCAATTTCATTAGAGGATTTATTCATACTTTTCGGTGGTGATGAGGAATTAACGTAA
- a CDS encoding serine/threonine-protein kinase: MKSKLLLSVILGVITLAVSIYVAIMSLMYGEPLTNLNTIYNYSLIISLFLLFVSTVMLTHSYGDKVDWIKSILYPFAVLSVLYFFFYPTVLLYKLLALSLGIVLFQTGFSRAKLAPLFLVLDFFLSIYFIYYYFITYSILGLIGLGIVILSVIMTSRGRLKLWSPLMVLGIPLLLYGVQISPFSVDLPFIGGGIVITALSLVPSRKKKSVIEKALSDLREGQFKKSIQLVYKNKDKISKLELSKYVCELIMKGRCEDLKFILEDKEMINLAINSNCSLVPFLKCELSTLDQNGFQEIAKLMIRKGKCKDLESFISQANVPPEWIFYLAREFNDIGNKEKYINYLKISCNKGFNQACVELGSSSSFKNISLSSWDPSMWKGEEINGYKVIDVIGQGGTGYILKAYKAGNYYALKVPLLSSISNVMEILGESAKLSELSEMSNYIVKLYAVYADKTDVDAIRAGNAEVYLKRPPTIVMELMEGGSSDDLRKISNLITSDYWKKIVYIITSRIAEALNIVHSEGYVHCDVKPQNILFTEKLPPYGLDAFNKLKDNLVKPKLSDLGSAVREGSKPNSYTPYYAPLEQVASLKTGGAKRSADIYALGATAFRLLTGESLNSSEMISAMIKFEKTLDINAIPSSLYATRKYSSLNGIVEPQIIEFLKRMTYPDPSRRPTSIEVRDFFLKYAMKTQ; encoded by the coding sequence ATGAAAAGTAAGCTGCTACTTTCAGTTATACTGGGTGTTATTACTCTTGCCGTCTCAATTTACGTTGCAATAATGAGCCTCATGTATGGTGAACCATTAACTAATTTAAATACAATTTATAATTACTCTTTGATAATATCATTATTCCTTCTTTTTGTTTCAACCGTAATGCTAACACATAGTTACGGAGATAAGGTTGATTGGATTAAGAGCATTCTTTATCCCTTTGCAGTGCTTTCAGTTCTTTATTTTTTCTTCTACCCTACTGTTTTACTATATAAATTATTGGCGTTATCTTTAGGAATAGTGCTATTTCAGACTGGTTTCTCCAGAGCTAAATTAGCTCCGCTTTTTCTTGTCCTAGATTTCTTTCTCTCTATATATTTTATTTATTATTATTTTATTACTTATTCTATCCTAGGATTAATAGGTTTAGGAATAGTTATATTATCTGTTATTATGACGAGCAGAGGACGACTCAAATTATGGAGTCCACTGATGGTGCTTGGAATACCGCTTTTGCTTTACGGCGTTCAGATCTCACCCTTCTCTGTTGACCTTCCTTTCATTGGGGGAGGTATAGTTATAACTGCTTTATCACTAGTGCCTTCAAGGAAGAAGAAGAGCGTTATCGAGAAAGCCCTTTCAGACCTTAGAGAAGGTCAGTTTAAAAAGAGTATACAATTAGTTTACAAAAATAAAGATAAAATTAGTAAGCTGGAATTATCTAAGTATGTATGTGAACTTATTATGAAGGGTAGGTGTGAAGATCTGAAATTTATACTTGAGGATAAAGAAATGATAAACTTAGCTATAAATTCCAATTGTAGCCTAGTTCCATTCCTTAAGTGTGAGCTTTCTACGTTGGATCAGAATGGATTTCAGGAAATAGCCAAGCTAATGATAAGGAAAGGGAAGTGTAAAGATTTAGAATCATTCATTTCGCAAGCTAACGTTCCTCCAGAATGGATTTTCTATTTAGCTAGAGAGTTCAATGATATTGGTAATAAAGAAAAGTACATAAATTACTTAAAGATATCTTGTAATAAAGGATTTAATCAAGCTTGTGTAGAATTGGGCTCATCTTCATCCTTCAAAAACATCAGCTTGTCAAGCTGGGATCCATCTATGTGGAAGGGTGAAGAAATAAATGGATACAAAGTAATTGACGTGATAGGACAGGGCGGAACTGGTTACATACTCAAGGCGTATAAGGCTGGGAATTATTACGCATTAAAAGTTCCACTCCTTTCTTCTATTTCCAATGTAATGGAAATATTAGGGGAGTCTGCTAAGCTTAGCGAGCTATCCGAGATGTCAAACTACATTGTTAAATTGTACGCTGTTTATGCTGATAAGACTGACGTTGACGCAATAAGAGCAGGCAATGCAGAGGTTTATCTGAAGAGACCACCAACAATTGTAATGGAATTGATGGAAGGAGGATCATCAGACGACTTAAGGAAAATAAGTAATCTCATTACGTCAGATTACTGGAAGAAAATTGTGTATATTATTACTTCTAGAATAGCTGAAGCTTTAAACATAGTACATTCTGAAGGTTACGTTCACTGCGACGTAAAGCCACAAAATATACTCTTTACTGAGAAGCTTCCTCCCTACGGTTTAGATGCATTCAATAAACTTAAGGATAATCTTGTTAAACCTAAGTTATCTGATCTAGGCTCTGCAGTTAGAGAAGGAAGTAAACCAAATAGTTATACGCCATATTATGCGCCATTAGAGCAGGTAGCTTCTCTAAAAACAGGAGGAGCTAAGAGAAGTGCAGACATATACGCTCTAGGAGCTACAGCCTTCAGGTTACTTACCGGGGAATCTTTAAATTCAAGCGAGATGATTAGCGCAATGATTAAATTCGAAAAAACTTTAGACATAAATGCAATTCCAAGTTCTCTATACGCTACAAGGAAATACTCATCACTTAATGGAATAGTAGAGCCTCAGATCATAGAATTTCTAAAAAGAATGACATATCCAGACCCTAGCAGGAGGCCTACATCTATTGAGGTTAGAGATTTTTTCCTTAAATATGCCATGAAAACTCAATAA
- a CDS encoding universal stress protein: protein MKAVLAYDGSEHSKKALATLLTMLKKTDELHIVTVIKEAPRSPEQVIIESEEKAKQILESIKENVGDFPVFTKVLESNDVVGSIVEYCKQINCNLIVTGSRGLSGIKKAILGSVSSEIVSKSDVSVLVVK, encoded by the coding sequence ATGAAAGCTGTTCTTGCATATGATGGCTCAGAACATTCAAAGAAAGCACTAGCCACATTATTAACTATGCTAAAAAAGACTGATGAATTACACATAGTCACAGTAATAAAGGAAGCTCCAAGATCTCCAGAACAAGTTATAATAGAAAGCGAAGAGAAGGCTAAACAGATCTTAGAATCGATAAAAGAAAACGTAGGCGATTTCCCTGTGTTCACGAAGGTGCTTGAAAGCAACGATGTGGTGGGATCAATAGTAGAATATTGTAAGCAAATAAATTGTAACTTAATAGTTACTGGAAGCAGAGGATTATCTGGAATTAAAAAAGCTATACTTGGAAGTGTATCCTCAGAAATAGTAAGCAAATCCGACGTATCTGTGCTAGTAGTGAAATAG
- a CDS encoding mechanosensitive ion channel family protein: protein MRISGVKITLGILISILVIIIIAGLAVFILSDVLHVISNIAIINIVYAVLILFGGVVLTNIVANIVKKATSKSISPTVGEGLKILTELTGYAVTVIAVFALVKIGITSILFGGTVTGLVLGLASQDMLANIFGGLVIFTSRPFSVGDRITISTWQYGLDLATYPPKYYSYDFLIPGYTGVVQDISLIYTSILTDDGVPLKIPNSIMIQAAVFSHNEDARRVRTRYEIPNSIDPRVMIPRLTKKLKELDFIVGDPAVRIIETTLSSYVIVVDAMCRGQYEEPPRHEVILRIMDTVKEIQNENISKDGNSNKTVQPSR, encoded by the coding sequence ATGAGGATTTCTGGAGTTAAGATAACATTAGGGATATTGATTTCTATACTAGTGATCATAATAATAGCAGGCCTAGCTGTATTCATATTGAGCGATGTTCTTCACGTTATTAGTAATATTGCGATTATAAATATAGTATATGCTGTTCTAATACTATTCGGTGGAGTAGTTCTAACCAACATTGTAGCTAACATTGTGAAGAAGGCAACTTCCAAGTCAATTTCACCTACGGTTGGAGAGGGACTTAAGATATTGACTGAATTAACAGGATATGCAGTAACTGTAATTGCTGTATTTGCATTAGTTAAAATAGGAATTACTAGCATACTCTTCGGAGGAACCGTTACTGGTCTAGTGTTAGGTTTAGCTAGCCAAGATATGCTCGCTAATATATTTGGAGGCTTAGTTATATTCACTTCTAGACCCTTCTCTGTTGGAGATAGAATTACAATATCAACTTGGCAATACGGACTAGATTTAGCTACGTATCCTCCTAAGTACTATTCCTATGACTTTCTTATACCAGGCTATACGGGAGTAGTTCAAGATATATCCTTAATCTATACGTCAATACTTACCGATGATGGCGTCCCGTTGAAGATTCCTAACAGCATTATGATTCAGGCAGCAGTATTCTCTCATAACGAAGACGCAAGAAGAGTGAGAACTAGATATGAGATACCTAATTCGATAGATCCAAGAGTGATGATACCTAGGTTGACCAAAAAGCTAAAGGAACTAGACTTCATAGTAGGTGACCCAGCAGTTAGAATTATTGAAACCACGCTCAGCTCATATGTTATAGTTGTGGATGCTATGTGCAGAGGTCAATACGAGGAACCTCCTAGACATGAGGTTATACTGAGGATTATGGATACAGTAAAGGAGATTCAAAATGAAAACATATCCAAAGATGGAAATTCTAACAAAACTGTACAACCTTCAAGGTAA